From one Azospirillum sp. TSH100 genomic stretch:
- a CDS encoding aspartate/glutamate racemase family protein, giving the protein MRILVVNPNSTASMTARIGSAARAVAAPGTEIVATNPPTGPASIEGYYDEALAVPGMLAVIDQHQRESVIAGTVIACFDDVGLDAARSLATAPVVGICEAAMQTAGFLGGRFSVVTTLARSIPALERLAQRYGMAGRCTIRAAGVPVLALEDPASGAVDRVRAEIRRAVEQDGAETIVLGCAGMADLARSLSDEMGLPVVDGVTAAVKLVEGLAALGLRTSKVGGYAPPLPKAR; this is encoded by the coding sequence ATGCGCATTCTGGTCGTCAACCCGAACAGCACCGCCTCGATGACGGCGCGGATCGGCTCCGCCGCCCGTGCCGTCGCGGCTCCCGGCACCGAGATCGTCGCCACCAACCCGCCGACCGGCCCCGCCAGCATCGAGGGCTATTACGACGAAGCGCTGGCCGTTCCGGGCATGCTGGCAGTGATCGACCAGCATCAGCGCGAGAGCGTCATCGCCGGCACGGTGATCGCCTGCTTCGACGATGTCGGGCTCGACGCGGCGCGCAGCCTCGCCACCGCGCCGGTGGTCGGCATCTGCGAGGCGGCGATGCAGACCGCCGGGTTTCTGGGCGGCCGGTTCAGCGTGGTGACGACTCTGGCCCGCTCCATCCCCGCGCTGGAACGGCTGGCCCAGCGCTACGGCATGGCCGGGCGCTGCACCATCCGGGCGGCCGGAGTGCCTGTGCTGGCGCTGGAAGACCCGGCATCGGGGGCGGTCGACCGGGTGCGGGCGGAGATCCGCCGGGCGGTGGAACAGGATGGGGCGGAAACCATCGTGCTGGGCTGCGCCGGCATGGCCGATCTCGCCCGGTCCTTGAGCGATGAGATGGGCCTGCCCGTGGTGGACGGCGTCACCGCCGCCGTGAAGCTGGTGGAGGGGTTGGCCGCCCTTGGGCTGCGGACCAGCAAGGTCGGCGGCTATGCGCCGCCGCTGCCCAAGGCGCGCTGA
- a CDS encoding FAD/NAD(P)-binding protein, whose translation MPATPHFHPPGATPPEAFTQPRQIAIVGAGFTGSLLAAHLLRGAQAPLVVHLIEYGHRPGTGVAYSTPNGAHVLNVRAYNMSAYPDDPRHFLRWLWSRAEGPTPEQPMPPSGHAFASRALYGAYIQDVLAEAQAEAPAHARLNVIRGEAVDVRTEAPSGSRPAVHVRLGDGRVVSADTAALCIGNFPPSPPCLASPTADEAFASDRFIGDPWDAAAIGGIDRDAAVAILGTGLTMVDTVLSLLDQGHRGPITAVSRRGLLPLRHEETRPYTSFLHPDVLPSTVLDVLIALKADARRAAAAGYDWRSAFDALRPHHHRIWAHLPMEERRRFLRHARPFWEVHRHRMAPQVADRIAAVRASGQLSILPGRLKDAGLTVGGLELTVTERGGGADRVLTAGALINATGTNCDYTRIRHPLVRSLLDRGLARPDELRLGLDVTEGGAVIAADGTPSPRLLAFGPVAKAPFWEMTAVPELRSQCADAARRILGGSAGGAISVQTGLSGLATPEFPDPQRL comes from the coding sequence ATGCCTGCAACGCCTCACTTCCATCCCCCTGGCGCCACCCCGCCCGAAGCCTTCACCCAGCCCCGCCAGATCGCCATCGTCGGCGCCGGCTTCACCGGCAGCCTGCTGGCCGCCCATCTGCTGCGCGGTGCCCAGGCGCCGCTGGTGGTCCATCTGATCGAATACGGGCACCGGCCGGGCACCGGCGTCGCCTATTCCACCCCCAACGGCGCGCATGTGCTGAACGTCCGCGCCTACAACATGAGCGCCTATCCCGACGACCCGCGCCATTTCCTGCGTTGGCTGTGGAGCCGGGCGGAGGGGCCGACGCCGGAACAGCCGATGCCGCCGAGCGGCCATGCCTTCGCATCCCGCGCGCTGTACGGCGCCTATATCCAGGACGTCCTGGCGGAGGCGCAGGCGGAAGCCCCCGCCCATGCCCGGCTGAACGTGATCCGCGGCGAGGCGGTGGATGTCCGCACCGAAGCCCCGTCGGGCAGCCGGCCGGCGGTGCATGTGCGGCTTGGCGACGGCCGGGTGGTCAGCGCCGACACCGCCGCCCTCTGCATCGGCAATTTCCCGCCCTCCCCGCCCTGTCTGGCCTCCCCCACGGCGGACGAGGCCTTCGCGTCGGACCGCTTCATCGGCGACCCCTGGGATGCCGCAGCCATCGGCGGGATCGACCGCGATGCCGCCGTCGCCATCCTCGGCACCGGCCTGACCATGGTGGACACGGTCCTCTCGCTGCTCGACCAGGGCCATCGCGGGCCGATCACCGCGGTGTCGCGCCGCGGCCTGCTGCCGCTGCGCCATGAGGAGACGCGGCCCTACACCTCGTTCCTGCATCCGGACGTGCTGCCCAGCACGGTGCTGGACGTGCTGATCGCCCTGAAGGCCGATGCCCGGCGGGCGGCGGCGGCCGGCTATGACTGGCGGTCGGCCTTCGACGCGCTGCGGCCGCACCACCACCGCATCTGGGCGCATCTGCCGATGGAGGAGCGCCGCCGCTTCCTGCGCCACGCCCGCCCCTTCTGGGAGGTGCATCGCCACCGCATGGCGCCGCAGGTCGCCGACCGCATCGCCGCCGTGCGCGCCAGCGGGCAACTGAGCATCCTGCCCGGCCGCCTGAAGGACGCGGGCCTCACCGTCGGTGGGCTGGAGCTGACTGTCACCGAACGCGGCGGCGGAGCGGACCGGGTGCTGACGGCCGGCGCGCTGATCAACGCCACCGGCACCAACTGCGACTACACCCGCATACGCCACCCGCTGGTGCGCTCGCTGCTCGACCGCGGCCTCGCCCGGCCGGACGAGTTGCGGCTCGGACTGGACGTGACGGAAGGCGGAGCGGTGATCGCCGCCGACGGCACCCCGTCCCCGCGCCTGCTCGCCTTCGGCCCGGTCGCCAAGGCCCCCTTCTGGGAAATGACCGCGGTACCGGAGCTGCGCAGCCAATGCGCCGACGCGGCACGCCGGATCTTGGGTGGATCGGCGGGCGGAGCAATCTCCGTCCAAACCGGACTTTCGGGATTGGCGACGCCGGAGTTCCCGGACCCGCAAAGGCTGTAA
- a CDS encoding ABC transporter permease, whose product MNSSRRGLSFYLLGAFFALFVLFLYGPTATILILSFQGPEGGLTFPMSGVSLHWFRNLFEQQAVGDFGGSFRRSIALGLMVMVLTVLFSVLAGFAFRRRFRGSGALFYLAVASLIVPSILVSLGIGLFFNILGLEPSWYSSALGAHLTWTLPFGLLIVFAIFNRFNPAYEEAARDLGATPWQTVRHVVLPILLPSLIGVGLFGFTLSYDEFARTLMTAGSFNTLPLEIYGMTTNVTTPVLYALGSLTTVFSFTVIGLFFLGLILLRRHRLRRTGA is encoded by the coding sequence ATGAATTCGTCACGCCGGGGCCTGTCCTTCTATCTGCTGGGCGCCTTCTTCGCGCTGTTCGTGCTGTTCCTCTACGGCCCGACCGCCACCATCCTGATCCTGTCCTTCCAGGGTCCGGAGGGCGGGCTGACCTTCCCGATGAGCGGCGTCTCGCTGCACTGGTTCCGCAACCTGTTCGAGCAGCAGGCGGTCGGTGATTTCGGCGGCTCCTTCCGCCGCTCGATCGCGCTGGGGCTGATGGTGATGGTGCTGACCGTGCTGTTTTCGGTCCTGGCCGGCTTCGCCTTCCGCCGCCGCTTTCGCGGCAGCGGGGCGCTGTTCTACCTCGCCGTCGCCAGCCTGATCGTGCCGTCGATCCTGGTCAGCCTCGGCATCGGCCTGTTCTTCAACATCCTGGGGCTGGAGCCGTCCTGGTACAGCTCGGCGCTGGGCGCGCATCTGACCTGGACGCTGCCCTTCGGTCTGCTGATCGTCTTCGCCATCTTCAACCGCTTCAACCCGGCCTATGAGGAGGCGGCGCGCGACCTGGGTGCCACGCCGTGGCAGACGGTGCGCCATGTGGTGCTGCCGATCCTGCTGCCCAGCCTGATCGGCGTCGGGCTGTTCGGCTTCACCCTGTCCTATGACGAGTTCGCCCGCACGCTGATGACCGCCGGCAGCTTCAACACGCTGCCGCTGGAGATCTACGGCATGACCACCAACGTCACCACGCCGGTGCTCTATGCGCTGGGATCGCTGACGACGGTCTTCTCCTTCACCGTGATCGGCCTGTTCTTCCTGGGCCTGATCCTGCTGCGCCGCCACCGCCTGCGGCGAACCGGCGCCTGA
- a CDS encoding amidase → MSKPTMPPVSHASASDRLEAALSRIADPARQGTLVFTDVYAEEARAAALASDRRAAAGRTLGPLDGRVVSVKGLFDVAGETTAAGSAILRRRPAATRDARAVARLRAAGAVIVGRTHMTEFAFSAVGINPHSGNPGNPHDRSRVPGGSSSGAVISVVDGMAEIALGSDTGGSLRIPAALSGAVGFKPSAGRFPAEGAFPLSPTLDVIGPIAASVADAALLDSVLSDEDPAPLAPLPLAGQSFLVPRGRLFDGVEPVVAMAFEAALERLRAAGAHIVDGSIETELDAQAELDRIGVFTAIELAATLADLGVTALDGIDPKTRARIEAGGKAPAADYVRMQRRRADLIRLMDERLTRHPVLLLPTVPMTAPAIADVLDDATFHRVNLALLRNTRVANLFDLPAISLPVPTDGLPVGLMAMGRRGSDRSLFGIAAGLEAALRG, encoded by the coding sequence ATGTCCAAGCCGACCATGCCGCCCGTCTCCCACGCTTCCGCTTCTGACCGGCTGGAGGCGGCGCTTTCCCGGATCGCCGATCCGGCGCGGCAAGGCACTCTCGTCTTCACGGATGTCTATGCGGAGGAGGCTCGCGCCGCTGCCCTCGCCAGCGACCGTCGCGCGGCGGCCGGCCGGACGCTGGGGCCGCTCGACGGGCGGGTCGTCTCGGTCAAGGGGCTGTTCGACGTCGCGGGCGAAACCACCGCGGCCGGTTCCGCCATCCTGCGCAGGCGGCCGGCCGCGACCCGCGACGCCCGTGCGGTGGCGCGGCTGCGCGCCGCGGGGGCGGTGATCGTCGGCCGGACCCACATGACGGAATTCGCCTTTTCCGCCGTCGGAATCAATCCCCATTCCGGCAATCCCGGAAATCCGCATGACCGCTCGCGGGTGCCGGGCGGATCCTCTTCCGGGGCGGTGATTTCGGTGGTCGATGGCATGGCGGAGATCGCGCTGGGCAGCGACACCGGCGGGTCGTTGCGCATCCCGGCGGCGCTGTCCGGTGCCGTGGGCTTCAAGCCGTCCGCCGGGCGGTTCCCGGCTGAGGGTGCCTTCCCGCTGTCGCCGACACTCGACGTGATCGGGCCGATTGCCGCCAGCGTCGCCGATGCGGCACTGCTGGACAGCGTTCTTTCCGACGAAGACCCGGCGCCGCTGGCCCCGCTGCCGCTTGCCGGGCAGTCCTTCCTCGTGCCGCGCGGGCGGCTGTTCGACGGGGTGGAACCGGTGGTCGCCATGGCCTTCGAGGCGGCGCTGGAGCGGCTGCGCGCGGCCGGGGCGCACATCGTCGACGGCTCCATCGAGACGGAACTGGACGCGCAGGCGGAACTGGACCGGATCGGCGTCTTCACCGCCATCGAACTGGCGGCCACCCTGGCCGATCTCGGCGTTACGGCGCTGGACGGCATCGACCCGAAGACCCGCGCGCGGATCGAGGCCGGCGGCAAGGCGCCCGCTGCCGACTATGTCCGCATGCAGCGCCGCCGGGCTGATCTGATCCGGCTGATGGACGAGCGGCTGACCCGCCATCCGGTCCTGCTGCTGCCGACCGTGCCGATGACGGCACCCGCCATCGCCGATGTGTTGGACGACGCCACCTTCCACCGCGTCAATCTGGCCCTGCTGCGCAATACCCGCGTCGCCAACCTGTTCGACCTGCCGGCCATTTCCCTGCCGGTTCCCACCGATGGGCTGCCGGTCGGCCTGATGGCGATGGGGCGGCGCGGCAGCGACCGCAGCCTGTTCGGCATCGCCGCCGGGCTGGAGGCGGCACTGCGGGGATGA
- a CDS encoding sigma-54 dependent transcriptional regulator produces MSDSAAPTLKALPLKVLIVEDDPNVSLGCQQALELEDIPTEAVDSAEKARRLVVEGFPGVVVTDIRLPGMDGMALLAELLAADPDLPVVLMTGHGDVAMAVQAMKLGAHDFIEKPFSPDYLVEVVRRALEKRRLTLEVRDLRARLQNRDSIEARLVGGSPQMARVRRLIGELATSAADVLIHGETGSGKELAARCLHEASPRRDGNFVAINCGGLPESLIDSEIFGHEAGSFTGAGKRRIGKVEHANGGTLFLDEIESMPMPVQIKFLRVLQERTLERLGSNTPIPVNCRVIAATKVDLRELADRGQFRADLYYRLNVANLPLPPLRDRREDIPLLFEQFILQAAARHGRPLPPPDAERMRRLMAYDWPGNVRELHNVADRCVLGIEQGFPPFATAHPTPARPLAEAVEAFERALIADTLRRTGHSLARAAEELQVAKTTLHDKIRKYGLS; encoded by the coding sequence ATGTCCGACTCTGCCGCCCCCACCCTGAAGGCCCTGCCCCTGAAGGTCCTTATCGTCGAGGACGACCCGAACGTCAGCCTCGGCTGCCAGCAGGCGCTGGAACTGGAGGACATCCCGACCGAGGCGGTGGACAGCGCGGAGAAGGCCCGCCGGCTGGTGGTGGAGGGTTTTCCGGGCGTGGTTGTCACCGACATCCGCCTGCCGGGCATGGATGGAATGGCTCTGCTGGCAGAGCTGCTGGCCGCTGACCCGGATCTGCCGGTGGTGCTGATGACCGGCCATGGCGACGTGGCGATGGCGGTGCAGGCGATGAAGCTGGGCGCCCACGACTTCATCGAGAAGCCCTTCTCCCCCGACTATCTGGTCGAGGTGGTGCGCCGCGCCCTGGAGAAGCGCCGCCTGACTCTGGAGGTGCGCGACCTGCGCGCCCGTTTGCAGAACCGCGACAGCATCGAGGCAAGGCTGGTCGGCGGATCACCGCAGATGGCACGGGTGCGCCGGCTGATCGGCGAGCTTGCCACGTCGGCCGCCGACGTGCTGATCCATGGCGAGACCGGCTCCGGCAAGGAACTCGCAGCCCGCTGCCTGCACGAGGCCAGCCCGCGCCGCGACGGCAATTTCGTCGCCATCAACTGCGGCGGTCTGCCGGAAAGCCTGATCGACAGCGAAATCTTCGGCCATGAGGCCGGTTCCTTCACCGGGGCCGGCAAGCGCCGCATCGGCAAGGTGGAGCACGCCAACGGCGGCACCCTGTTCCTCGACGAGATCGAGAGCATGCCGATGCCGGTGCAGATCAAGTTCCTGCGCGTGCTTCAGGAGCGCACGCTGGAACGGCTGGGCTCCAACACACCGATCCCCGTCAATTGCCGGGTGATCGCCGCGACCAAGGTTGATCTGCGCGAGCTGGCCGACCGCGGGCAGTTCCGCGCCGACCTCTATTACCGCCTGAATGTCGCCAATCTGCCGCTTCCGCCCCTGCGCGACCGGCGCGAGGACATCCCGCTGCTGTTCGAGCAGTTCATCCTCCAGGCCGCCGCCCGCCATGGCCGCCCGCTCCCGCCACCGGATGCCGAACGCATGCGCCGCCTGATGGCCTACGATTGGCCCGGCAACGTGCGCGAGCTGCACAATGTCGCGGACCGCTGCGTTCTCGGAATCGAACAGGGCTTCCCCCCCTTCGCCACTGCCCACCCCACGCCCGCCCGCCCGCTGGCCGAGGCGGTGGAAGCCTTCGAACGCGCGCTCATCGCCGACACCCTGCGCCGCACCGGCCACAGCCTCGCCCGCGCCGCGGAGGAGTTGCAGGTGGCCAAGACCACGCTGCACGACAAGATCAGGAAGTATGGGCTGTCGTGA
- a CDS encoding ATP-binding protein — MPAARRLRTIGLLLPALAGLAMLAGIVGFRVSEGMGLSALRETGRHRLDLYAESLEREIDKYAYFPATLGLERDVLDLVTGRAPLAWGLNRYLERLNERAGTLSIYVMDRRGRVLATSNWNRTDSFIGEDLSYRPYFVEAAAGRQGRFFGVGTTRGEAGYYLSSPLTEDGAIVGVAVVKVSLEQLEQSWSTVEAPVLVADENGVVILASVPSWKFTTLRPMDEPTRRHFDQTLQYNARTLAPLGLMPQDRIAADAELVRLSRPAEGQLEETVFPVSGGFLAQTAPLHGTGWTMTVLSPVDQVTGMAWAQAALAAVGSAFLGILLLMWMQRRRHLFDLERKVEERTRNLRAAQDELVHAGKLAVIGQLSAGLAHELNQPLAALRTLSGNTVKFLQRGNLDAAQGNLERIAHLVDSMGALTSQLKSFARKSSGALRPVAVRRPIDNALFLLDQRLRRSGVAVQVDVAEEVAALCDPNRLEQVLVNLVANGLDALVGQTGGRLTLTARTADGRVLIRVADNGPGLPAEVLPRLFEPFFTTKEAAKDGAKEGGGGLGLGLAISAGIVRDFGGALTGANGPDGGAVFTIDLPAATLPTDPTAVQAGDFPCPTLPPPP, encoded by the coding sequence ATGCCCGCAGCAAGACGCCTCCGCACCATCGGCCTTCTCCTGCCGGCGCTCGCCGGTCTGGCCATGCTTGCCGGGATTGTCGGCTTCCGCGTCAGCGAAGGGATGGGACTCTCCGCCCTCCGGGAGACCGGACGCCACCGGCTCGACCTCTATGCCGAGAGCCTGGAACGCGAGATCGACAAATACGCCTATTTCCCGGCCACGCTGGGGCTGGAGCGCGATGTCCTCGACCTTGTTACCGGGCGGGCGCCGCTGGCCTGGGGGCTGAACCGCTATCTGGAACGGCTGAACGAGCGGGCCGGCACCCTGTCGATCTATGTGATGGACCGCCGGGGCCGGGTGCTGGCCACCAGCAACTGGAACCGCACCGACAGCTTCATCGGCGAGGACCTGTCCTACCGCCCCTATTTCGTCGAGGCCGCCGCCGGCCGCCAGGGCCGATTCTTCGGCGTCGGCACCACGCGGGGAGAGGCCGGCTATTACCTGTCCTCGCCCCTGACGGAGGATGGCGCCATCGTCGGCGTCGCCGTGGTGAAGGTCAGCCTGGAGCAGCTGGAACAGTCCTGGTCGACGGTCGAGGCGCCGGTCCTGGTCGCCGACGAGAACGGCGTGGTGATCCTGGCCTCGGTCCCATCCTGGAAATTCACCACCCTGCGGCCGATGGACGAGCCGACGCGGCGCCATTTCGACCAGACCCTGCAATACAACGCCCGCACATTGGCGCCGCTCGGCCTGATGCCGCAGGACCGGATCGCCGCCGATGCCGAGCTGGTGCGCCTCTCCCGCCCGGCCGAGGGACAGCTGGAGGAGACGGTCTTCCCGGTGTCCGGCGGCTTCCTGGCCCAGACCGCGCCGCTGCACGGCACCGGCTGGACGATGACCGTGCTGTCGCCGGTCGATCAGGTGACCGGCATGGCCTGGGCCCAGGCCGCCCTGGCCGCGGTCGGCAGCGCCTTCCTCGGCATCCTGCTGCTGATGTGGATGCAGCGCCGCCGCCACCTGTTTGACCTTGAGCGCAAGGTGGAGGAGCGCACCCGCAACCTGCGCGCCGCCCAGGACGAGCTGGTCCATGCCGGCAAACTGGCGGTGATCGGCCAGCTGTCCGCCGGACTGGCGCATGAGCTGAACCAGCCGCTGGCGGCACTCCGCACCCTGTCGGGCAATACGGTCAAGTTCCTCCAGCGCGGCAACCTTGACGCCGCACAGGGCAATCTGGAGCGCATCGCCCATCTGGTGGACAGCATGGGCGCGCTGACCAGCCAGCTGAAATCCTTCGCCCGCAAATCCTCCGGCGCCCTCCGCCCGGTGGCGGTGCGCCGGCCGATCGACAATGCGCTGTTCCTGCTCGACCAGCGTCTGCGTCGGTCCGGCGTCGCCGTTCAGGTCGATGTGGCGGAGGAGGTCGCCGCACTCTGCGATCCCAACCGGCTGGAGCAGGTGCTGGTCAATCTGGTCGCCAACGGACTGGACGCGCTGGTCGGTCAGACGGGCGGCAGGCTGACGCTGACGGCACGGACGGCGGATGGCCGGGTCCTGATCCGGGTGGCCGACAACGGCCCCGGTCTGCCCGCCGAGGTGCTGCCCCGCCTGTTCGAGCCCTTCTTCACCACCAAGGAGGCAGCGAAGGACGGCGCCAAGGAAGGCGGCGGCGGGCTCGGCTTGGGGCTTGCCATCTCGGCCGGGATCGTGCGTGACTTCGGCGGCGCCCTGACCGGGGCGAATGGTCCGGATGGCGGAGCGGTCTTCACCATCGACCTGCCCGCCGCCACCCTGCCCACCGACCCGACCGCCGTCCAGGCCGGAGATTTCCCATGTCCGACTCTGCCGCCCCCACCCTGA
- a CDS encoding dicarboxylate/amino acid:cation symporter has product MNKQTTLIIVAMLLGIVTGYVCNSLFDAATAKEIAGYFAMVTDIFLRLIKMIIAPLIFATLVAGMAGMGDARTVGRIGSKAVGWFLMASFASLFIGLIFANLLHPGANVGVPLPDVAASAGLKTSALNLKDFLTHVFPRNFFEAMANNEILQILIFSVFVGLAIGQLRDTKAGLLARSIEEVVPVMLKVTDYVMRFAPIGVFAAVANVVTIQGLGVLLVYGKFMGSFYVALAVLWAVLVFAGFVVLKGDVFRVVKAMRQPMLLGFSTASSESAYPRVMEELKTLGVRERVIGFVLPLGYSFNLDGSMIYTAFASLFIAQAYGIPLSLEQQIVMLLVLMVSSKGIAGVPRSSLVVVAAVLPMFHLPEAGVLLIMGIDHFLDMGRTATNVLGNGIATTVVAKWENAIGGQEDEEEAGAAIPSPAAAE; this is encoded by the coding sequence ATGAACAAACAGACGACGCTGATCATCGTCGCCATGCTGCTGGGCATTGTCACCGGCTATGTCTGCAACAGCCTGTTCGACGCGGCCACCGCCAAGGAGATCGCGGGCTATTTCGCGATGGTGACGGACATCTTCCTGCGCCTGATCAAGATGATCATCGCGCCCCTGATCTTCGCCACCCTGGTCGCCGGCATGGCCGGCATGGGCGACGCCCGCACCGTCGGCCGCATCGGCAGCAAGGCGGTCGGCTGGTTCCTGATGGCGTCCTTCGCGTCGCTGTTCATCGGGCTGATCTTCGCCAACCTGCTGCATCCGGGCGCCAATGTCGGCGTGCCGCTGCCCGACGTGGCGGCCAGCGCCGGGCTGAAGACTTCCGCCCTGAACCTGAAGGATTTCCTCACCCACGTCTTCCCGCGCAACTTCTTCGAGGCGATGGCGAACAACGAGATCCTGCAGATCCTGATCTTCTCGGTCTTCGTCGGCCTCGCCATCGGCCAGCTGCGCGACACCAAGGCCGGCCTGCTCGCCCGCTCGATCGAAGAGGTCGTGCCGGTGATGCTGAAGGTCACCGACTATGTGATGCGCTTCGCCCCCATCGGCGTCTTCGCCGCCGTCGCCAACGTGGTGACCATCCAGGGGCTTGGCGTGCTGCTGGTCTACGGCAAGTTCATGGGCAGCTTCTACGTGGCGCTCGCGGTGCTGTGGGCGGTGCTGGTCTTCGCCGGCTTCGTCGTGCTGAAGGGCGACGTGTTCCGCGTGGTCAAGGCGATGCGCCAGCCGATGCTGCTGGGCTTCTCCACCGCGTCCAGCGAATCGGCCTATCCGCGGGTGATGGAGGAGCTGAAGACGCTCGGCGTGCGCGAGCGGGTGATCGGCTTCGTGCTGCCGCTCGGCTACTCGTTCAACCTCGACGGCTCGATGATCTACACGGCCTTCGCGTCGCTGTTCATCGCCCAGGCCTATGGCATCCCGCTGTCGCTGGAACAGCAGATCGTCATGCTGCTGGTGCTGATGGTGTCGAGCAAGGGCATCGCCGGCGTGCCGCGCTCCTCGCTGGTGGTGGTGGCCGCGGTGCTGCCGATGTTCCATCTGCCGGAGGCCGGTGTGCTGCTGATCATGGGCATCGACCATTTCCTCGACATGGGCCGCACCGCCACCAACGTGCTGGGCAACGGCATCGCCACCACGGTGGTCGCCAAGTGGGAGAACGCCATCGGCGGGCAAGAGGACGAGGAGGAGGCCGGCGCCGCCATCCCCTCCCCGGCGGCGGCCGAGTAA
- a CDS encoding ABC transporter permease, whose product MTLTAETPRPSVTAAAGRARRPRLLPRVAPYLQAAPLTVTLLLFLLVPILTIVAVSFWDYDSVRIYPDFVLTNYTELLASPVTWKTYLNTLKYAALTWAITLGIGFTVAYFLAFHVRSTTWQMVLFLVCTIPFWTSNIIRMISWIPFLGRNGLLNSGLISAGIIDQPLEFLLFSDFSVVLAFVHLYALFMVVPIFNSMMRIDRALIEAARDGGANAAQTLWNVILPLTKPGIAIGSIFVVTLVMGDFITVRLMSGGQSASIGLMIANEISLLQYPAAAANAVVLLAVVLIMVVAMLRIVDIRKEL is encoded by the coding sequence ATGACCCTGACCGCCGAAACGCCCCGACCGTCCGTCACGGCCGCCGCCGGCAGGGCGCGGCGTCCCCGCCTGTTGCCGCGCGTCGCCCCATACCTCCAGGCGGCACCACTGACCGTCACGCTGCTGCTGTTCCTGCTGGTGCCGATCCTGACCATCGTCGCGGTCAGTTTCTGGGATTACGACAGCGTGCGCATCTACCCCGACTTCGTGCTGACCAACTACACCGAGCTGCTGGCCTCGCCGGTCACCTGGAAGACCTATCTGAACACGCTGAAATACGCCGCACTCACCTGGGCGATCACGCTCGGGATCGGCTTCACGGTCGCCTATTTTCTGGCCTTCCATGTGCGGTCGACCACCTGGCAGATGGTGCTGTTCCTGGTCTGCACCATCCCGTTCTGGACCTCCAACATCATCCGCATGATCTCGTGGATCCCGTTCCTGGGGCGCAACGGGCTGCTGAATTCCGGCCTGATCTCCGCCGGGATCATCGACCAGCCGCTGGAGTTCCTGCTGTTCTCCGACTTCTCGGTGGTGCTGGCCTTCGTCCACCTCTATGCGCTGTTCATGGTGGTGCCGATCTTCAATTCGATGATGCGCATCGACCGCGCCCTGATCGAGGCGGCACGCGACGGCGGCGCCAATGCGGCGCAGACGCTGTGGAACGTCATCCTGCCGCTGACCAAGCCGGGCATCGCCATCGGCTCCATCTTCGTCGTCACGCTGGTGATGGGCGACTTCATCACCGTGCGGCTGATGAGCGGCGGGCAGAGCGCCTCCATCGGGCTGATGATCGCCAACGAGATCTCGCTGCTGCAATACCCGGCCGCCGCCGCCAATGCGGTGGTTCTTCTGGCTGTCGTCCTGATCATGGTGGTGGCGATGCTGCGCATCGTCGACATCCGGAAGGAGCTGTGA